A single genomic interval of Buteo buteo chromosome 20, bButBut1.hap1.1, whole genome shotgun sequence harbors:
- the FBXL7 gene encoding F-box/LRR-repeat protein 7 isoform X2: MRTLSTPSPALIFPPNSPGFQNGRGSSTSSSSVTGETVAMVHSPPPTRLTHPLIRLASKHQKEQANIDRLPDHSMIQIFSFLPTNQLCRCARVCRRWYNLAWDPRLWRTIRLTGETINVDRALKVLTRRLCQDTPNVCLMLETVIVSGCRRLTDRGLYTIAQCCPELRRLEVSGCYNISNEAVFDVVSLCPNLEHLDVSGCSKVTCISLTREASIKLSPLHGKQISIRYLDMTDCFVLEDEGLHTIAAHCTQLTHLYLRRCVRITDEGLRYLMIYCTSIKELSVSDCRFVSDFGMREIAKLESRLRYLSIAHCGRITDVGIRYIAKYCSKLRYLNARGCEGITDHGVEYLAKNCTKLKSLDIGKCPLVSDTGLEFLALNCFNLKRLSLKSCESITGQGLQIVAANCFDLQMLNVQDCDVSVDALRFVKRHCKRCIIEHTNPAFF, encoded by the exons ATGCGGACGCTCAGCACACCCAGTCCAGCGTTAATATTTCCACCGAATTCCCCCGGTTTCCAGAATGGCAGAGGGTCGTCGACGTCTTCATCCTCAGTCACTGGGGAAACTGTTGCCATGGTCCACTCGCCGCCTCCAACCCGTCTCACTCATCCCCTCATCCGGCTGGCGTCCAAGCACCAGAAGGAACAGGCCAACATAGACCGGCTGCCCGACCACTCCATGATCCAAATATTCTCCTTCCTGCCCACCAACCAGCTGTGCCGCTGTGCCCGTGTGTGCCGCCGCTGGTACAACCTTGCCTGGGACCCGCGACTTTGGAGGACTATTCGCCTGACCGGCGAGACAATCAACGTAGACAGGGCTCTTAAAGTGCTGACCCGGAGGCTTTGTCAGGATACACCCAACGTATGTCTCATGTTGGAGACGGTAATTGTTAGTGGCTGCAGGCGGCTCACAGACAGAGGACTCTACACCATTGCCCAGTGCTGTCCAGAACTGAGGAGGCTGGAGGTGTCTGGCTGTTACAACATCTCCAATGAGGCGGTCTTTGATGTCGTGTCACTGTGCCCAAACCTGGAACACCTGGATGTGTCAG GCTGCTCCAAAGTAACATGCATCAGTTTGACTCGCGAAGCCTCCATCAAGCTGTCTCCGTTACACGGGAAACAAATCTCCATTCGCTACTTGGACATGACAGACTGCTTCGTCCTGGAGGAcgaaggactgcacaccattGCCGCTCACTGCACTCAACTGACCCACCTGTACCTGCGCCGCTGCGTCCGCATCACCGACGAGGGTCTCCGCTACCTGATGATTTACTGCACGTCCATTAAGGAACTGAGCGTGAGCGACTGTCGCTTTGTCAGTGACTTCGGCATGCGGGAGATCGCCAAGCTGGAGTCGCGCCTCCGATACCTTAGCATCGCTCACTGCGGCCGGATCACAGACGTGGGTATCCGTTACATAGCCAAATACTGCAGCAAGCTGCGCTACCTCAACGCGCGGGGCTGCGAGGGCATCACGGACCACGGTGTGGAGTACCTCGCCAAAAATTGCACAAAACTCAAATCGCTAGATATCGGCAAGTGCCCTCTGGTCTCAGACACCGGCCTGGAGTTTCTAGCCCTCAACTGCTTCAACCTGAAGCGCCTGAGCCTGAAATCATGTGAGAGCATCACTGGGCAGGGCCTGCAGATTGTAGCTGCCAACTGTTTTGACCTGCAGATGTTGAATGTGCAGGACTGCGATGTCTCTGTGGATGCTCTGCGATTTGTTAAACGACATTGCAAGCGCTGTATTATAGAGCACACCAACCCTGCCTTCTTCTGA
- the FBXL7 gene encoding F-box/LRR-repeat protein 7 isoform X1 — MGANNGKQYGSEGKGSSSISSDVSSSTDHTPTKAQKNAATSEDSDLSMRTLSTPSPALIFPPNSPGFQNGRGSSTSSSSVTGETVAMVHSPPPTRLTHPLIRLASKHQKEQANIDRLPDHSMIQIFSFLPTNQLCRCARVCRRWYNLAWDPRLWRTIRLTGETINVDRALKVLTRRLCQDTPNVCLMLETVIVSGCRRLTDRGLYTIAQCCPELRRLEVSGCYNISNEAVFDVVSLCPNLEHLDVSGCSKVTCISLTREASIKLSPLHGKQISIRYLDMTDCFVLEDEGLHTIAAHCTQLTHLYLRRCVRITDEGLRYLMIYCTSIKELSVSDCRFVSDFGMREIAKLESRLRYLSIAHCGRITDVGIRYIAKYCSKLRYLNARGCEGITDHGVEYLAKNCTKLKSLDIGKCPLVSDTGLEFLALNCFNLKRLSLKSCESITGQGLQIVAANCFDLQMLNVQDCDVSVDALRFVKRHCKRCIIEHTNPAFF, encoded by the exons ACTCCGACCTGAGCATGCGGACGCTCAGCACACCCAGTCCAGCGTTAATATTTCCACCGAATTCCCCCGGTTTCCAGAATGGCAGAGGGTCGTCGACGTCTTCATCCTCAGTCACTGGGGAAACTGTTGCCATGGTCCACTCGCCGCCTCCAACCCGTCTCACTCATCCCCTCATCCGGCTGGCGTCCAAGCACCAGAAGGAACAGGCCAACATAGACCGGCTGCCCGACCACTCCATGATCCAAATATTCTCCTTCCTGCCCACCAACCAGCTGTGCCGCTGTGCCCGTGTGTGCCGCCGCTGGTACAACCTTGCCTGGGACCCGCGACTTTGGAGGACTATTCGCCTGACCGGCGAGACAATCAACGTAGACAGGGCTCTTAAAGTGCTGACCCGGAGGCTTTGTCAGGATACACCCAACGTATGTCTCATGTTGGAGACGGTAATTGTTAGTGGCTGCAGGCGGCTCACAGACAGAGGACTCTACACCATTGCCCAGTGCTGTCCAGAACTGAGGAGGCTGGAGGTGTCTGGCTGTTACAACATCTCCAATGAGGCGGTCTTTGATGTCGTGTCACTGTGCCCAAACCTGGAACACCTGGATGTGTCAG GCTGCTCCAAAGTAACATGCATCAGTTTGACTCGCGAAGCCTCCATCAAGCTGTCTCCGTTACACGGGAAACAAATCTCCATTCGCTACTTGGACATGACAGACTGCTTCGTCCTGGAGGAcgaaggactgcacaccattGCCGCTCACTGCACTCAACTGACCCACCTGTACCTGCGCCGCTGCGTCCGCATCACCGACGAGGGTCTCCGCTACCTGATGATTTACTGCACGTCCATTAAGGAACTGAGCGTGAGCGACTGTCGCTTTGTCAGTGACTTCGGCATGCGGGAGATCGCCAAGCTGGAGTCGCGCCTCCGATACCTTAGCATCGCTCACTGCGGCCGGATCACAGACGTGGGTATCCGTTACATAGCCAAATACTGCAGCAAGCTGCGCTACCTCAACGCGCGGGGCTGCGAGGGCATCACGGACCACGGTGTGGAGTACCTCGCCAAAAATTGCACAAAACTCAAATCGCTAGATATCGGCAAGTGCCCTCTGGTCTCAGACACCGGCCTGGAGTTTCTAGCCCTCAACTGCTTCAACCTGAAGCGCCTGAGCCTGAAATCATGTGAGAGCATCACTGGGCAGGGCCTGCAGATTGTAGCTGCCAACTGTTTTGACCTGCAGATGTTGAATGTGCAGGACTGCGATGTCTCTGTGGATGCTCTGCGATTTGTTAAACGACATTGCAAGCGCTGTATTATAGAGCACACCAACCCTGCCTTCTTCTGA